Proteins from one Oryza sativa Japonica Group chromosome 12, ASM3414082v1 genomic window:
- the LOC4352103 gene encoding subtilisin-like protease 4: protein MDMHTLLLSFLFVSILHIHTTSSTGTENFDASRLDTYIVRVRPPPNFSIDMSNIKLEKWYRSFLPPRMTSSNTRQAFIYTYKTTIFGFAVNITEAEKDYVMKNNGVLKVYKDSLLPLLTTHTPDFLGLRLREGSWKKTSMGEGVIIGVLDTGIDFTHTSFDDDGMQEPPTKWRGSCKSSLMKCNKKLIGGSSFIRGQKSAPPTDDSGHGTHTASTAAGGFVDGASVFGNGNGTAAGMAPRAHLAIYKVCSDKGCRVSDILAGMEAAIADGVDIMSMSLGGPAKPFYNDIIATASFSAMRKGIFVSLAAGNSGPSSSTLSNEAPWVLTVGASTIDRQMEALVKLGDGDLFVGESAYQPHNLDPLELVYPQTSGQNYCFFLKDVAGKIVACEHTTSSDIIGRFVKDAGASGLILLGQEDSGHITFADPNVLPVSYVDFPDATVIRQYINSSNSPTASIIFNGTSLGKTQAPVVAFFSSRGPSTASPGILKPDIIGPGVNVIAAWPFMEGQDANNDKHRTFNCLSGTSMSTPHLSGIAALIKGTHPDWSSAAIKSAIMTTAYVVDNQKKAILDERYNIAGHFAVGAGHVSPSEAIDPGLIYDIDDAQYISYLCGLGYTDVQVEIIANQKDACKGSKITEAELNYPSVAVRASAGKLVVNRTVTNVGEANSSYTVEIDMPREVMTSVSPTKLEFTKMKEKKTFSLSLSWDISKTNHAEGSFKWVSEKHVVRSPIAIF, encoded by the coding sequence ATGGATATGCACACTCTCCTATTGTCTTTCCTCTTTGTTTCCATCCTTCATATTCACACAACTAGTTCCACCGGTACTGAAAATTTCGATGCATCTAGGctagacacatatatagtgCGTGTGCGTCCACCACCAAACTTCTCAATTGACATGAGCAACATCAAGCTTGAGAAGTGGTACAGATCATTTCTCCCACCAAGGATGACTTCATCAAATACTCGTCAGGCGTTCATCTACACCTACAAGACAACCATTTTCGGCTTTGCGGTGAACATCACCGAAGCTGAAAAAGATTATGTCATGAAGAATAACGGCGTCCTTAAGGTATACAAAgacagcctcctccctctcttgaCAACGCACACACCAGATTTCCTAGGGCTGCGTCTCAGGGAAGGATCCTGGAAAAAAACTAGCATGGGTGAGGGTGTGATCATAGGTGTCCTTGACACAGGGATAGATTTCACTCATACCTCATTTGATGATGATGGCATGCAGGAGCCACCCACTAAATGGCGCGGCTCCTGCAAGTCATCTCTGATGAAATGCAACAAGAAACTCATTGGGGGTAGCTCATTCATTCGGGGTCAGAAATCAGCACCTCCAACGGATGATAGTGGCCATGGGACACATACCGCAAGCACGGCAGCTGGCGGTTTTGTAGATGGTGCAAGCGTGTTTGGCAATGGAAATGGCACAGCAGCTGGCATGGCTCCTCGTGCACACCTTGCTATCTACAAGGTGTGCAGCGATAAAGGTTGCCGTGTATCTGACATACTTGCTGGCATGGAGGCGGCTATTGCTGATGGTGTTGACATCATGTCTATGTCTCTTGGTGGTCCAGCGAAACCATTTTACAATGATATAATAGCCACTGCATCTTTTTCTGCCATGAGGAAAGGGATCTTTGTAAGTCTTGCTGCAGGAAATTCTGGTCCATCTTCCAGCACTCTAAGCAACGAGGCACCATGGGTTCTGACTGTTGGTGCCAGCACGATAGATAGACAAATGGAAGCCCTTGTCAAGCTAGGTGATGGAGACTTATTTGTTGGCGAATCTGCTTATCAACCACATAATCTTGATCCCTTAGAGTTAGTGTACCCACAGACTTCCGGTCAAAATTATTGCTTCTTTCTGAAAGATGTTGCAGGAAAGATTGTTGCCTGTGAGCACACAACCTCATCAGACATTATTGGACGCTTCGTCAAGGATGCTGGTGCATCTGGGTTGATCTTGCTAGGTCAGGAGGATAGTGGCCACATAACATTTGCTGACCCAAATGTCCTACCGGTGTCCTATGTGGATTTCCCAGATGCAACAGTAATCAGACAGTACATTAATTCAAGTAACAGTCCAACTGCCTCAATCATCTTCAATGGTACCTCATTGGGGAAAACTCAAGCTCCTGTAGTTGCATTTTTCTCATCTCGTGGCCCTAGTACTGCGAGCCCAGGTATTCTTAAACCTGACATCATTGGTCCTGGAGTAAACGTCATTGCTGCCTGGCCGTTCATGGAAGGGCAAGACGCAAACAATGATAAACACAGGACATTCAACTGCTTATCTGGAACATCAATGTCAACTCCTCACCTTAGTGGCATTGCTGCTCTCATCAAGGGAACACACCCAGATTGGTCATCCGCAGCGATCAAGTCCGCAATCATGACAACAGCTTATGTTGTTGATAACCAGAAGAAGGCAATCCTGGATGAAAGATACAATATTGCAGGGCATTTCGCAGTTGGTGCTGGACATGTTAGTCCTTCTGAAGCCATTGACCCCGGTCTGATCTATGACATTGATGATGCACAATACATTTCATATCTCTGTGGCCTGGGTTACACAGATGTTCAAGTTGAGATAATTGCAAATCAGAAAGATGCCTGCAAAGGAAGCAAAATAACTGAAGCTGAACTTAACTATCCATCAGTAGCAGTAAGGGCAAGTGCTGGCAAGCTTGTGGTGAACCGGACTGTTACTAATGTGGGAGAAGCAAATTCAAGCTACACCGTGGAAATTGATATGCCTAGGGAGGTGATGACAAGTGTGTCACCAACAAAGCTAGAATTCACcaagatgaaggagaagaaaacaTTTTCATTAAGCTTAAGTTGGGATATTAGCAAAACTAACCATGCCGAGGGAAGCTTCAAGTGGGTATCTGAGAAGCATGTTGTGAGGAGCCCCATTGCAATTTTTTAG